Proteins co-encoded in one Acidovorax sp. 69 genomic window:
- a CDS encoding tripartite tricarboxylate transporter substrate-binding protein → MKTMLKLALIAAAAVAALGANAQDYPAKDKTVTLVVPFAAGGPTDRVARDLAEALRKPLGANVVVDNTAGAGSSIGAARVARAAPDGYTLLLNHIGMSTMPALYRKLAFSVPNDFEYLGMVNEVPMTLIARPTMPANNFKELTAWIQQNKGKINLGNAGLGAASHLCGLMFQSAMQVDMTAVPYKGTAPAITDLIGGQIDLLCDQTTNTTGQIESKKVKAYAVTTAKRLTTPALKDLPTLAESGLKDFNVSIWHGMYAPKGTPADVQKKINEALKVALKDPEFIKKQEGLGAVIITDKRVDGAEHKKFVVSEIEKWGAVIKAAGTYAD, encoded by the coding sequence ATGAAAACAATGCTGAAACTCGCACTGATCGCTGCGGCCGCTGTGGCAGCCCTCGGCGCCAACGCCCAAGACTACCCCGCCAAGGACAAGACGGTCACCCTGGTGGTGCCCTTTGCAGCCGGCGGCCCCACAGACCGCGTGGCGCGCGACCTGGCAGAAGCTCTGCGCAAGCCCCTGGGCGCCAACGTGGTGGTGGACAACACCGCCGGTGCCGGTAGCTCCATCGGCGCGGCCCGCGTGGCCCGTGCTGCGCCCGACGGCTACACGCTGCTGCTCAACCACATTGGCATGTCCACCATGCCCGCGCTGTACCGCAAGCTCGCGTTCAGCGTGCCCAACGACTTCGAATACCTGGGCATGGTCAATGAAGTGCCCATGACGCTGATCGCTCGCCCCACCATGCCAGCCAATAACTTCAAGGAGTTGACGGCCTGGATTCAGCAGAACAAGGGCAAGATCAACCTGGGCAACGCTGGCCTGGGCGCCGCCTCGCACCTGTGCGGCCTGATGTTCCAAAGCGCCATGCAGGTGGACATGACCGCCGTGCCCTACAAGGGCACAGCCCCCGCCATCACGGACCTGATCGGCGGCCAGATCGACCTGCTGTGTGACCAGACCACCAACACCACCGGCCAGATCGAATCCAAGAAGGTCAAGGCCTATGCCGTGACCACCGCCAAGCGCCTGACCACGCCGGCCCTCAAGGACCTTCCCACCCTGGCCGAGTCAGGTTTGAAAGACTTCAATGTGAGCATCTGGCACGGCATGTACGCCCCCAAGGGCACGCCGGCCGACGTGCAAAAGAAGATCAACGAAGCCCTCAAGGTGGCCCTGAAAGATCCCGAATTCATCAAGAAGCAGGAAGGCCTGGGCGCAGTGATCATCACCGACAAGCGCGTGGACGGAGCGGAGCACAAGAAGTTCGTGGTCTCCGAGATCGAAAAGTGGGGCGCAGTCATCAAGGCAGCAGGCACCTACGCCGACTGA
- a CDS encoding acyl-CoA dehydrogenase family protein, giving the protein MHIATPPAPCPPSTAHLALPFFDDAHRALADGLVPWAAAQEVDETDDRAACRDWVKRLGAGGWLRYCVPAAHGGALPALDSRALVLLRETLAYHSPLADFAFAMQGLGSGAITLAGSPAQQAHYLQGVARGELIAAFALSEPEAGSDVGAMQTIAASAYPSSASGQKDHKSTFSLTGTKTWISNGGIADFYCVFAKTEPAGGTRGISAFIVDANTPGLDASRHIHVMAPHPLATLQFTDCTVPGTALLGEENGGFKLAMRTLDIFRASVAAAALGMARRALAEAVHHARQRRMFGQTLADFQLTQAKIGEMAALVDSAALLTYRAAWLRDTGQARVTAEAAMAKMTATENAQRVIDMALQLHGGRGVEVGSKVESLYRDIRSLRIYEGATEVQQLIIGKAVLQE; this is encoded by the coding sequence ATGCACATCGCCACGCCCCCAGCGCCCTGCCCGCCCTCGACGGCGCACCTGGCCCTGCCCTTCTTTGACGACGCGCACCGCGCGCTGGCCGACGGCCTGGTGCCCTGGGCCGCCGCGCAGGAGGTCGATGAAACCGACGATCGCGCCGCCTGCCGCGACTGGGTCAAACGCCTGGGCGCTGGCGGCTGGCTGCGCTACTGCGTGCCGGCCGCGCACGGCGGCGCGCTGCCCGCACTCGACTCGCGCGCGCTGGTGCTGCTGCGCGAGACGCTGGCCTACCACTCGCCGCTGGCGGACTTTGCGTTTGCGATGCAGGGGTTGGGCAGTGGTGCGATCACGCTGGCGGGCAGCCCCGCGCAGCAGGCGCACTACCTGCAGGGCGTGGCGCGTGGCGAACTGATTGCCGCGTTTGCGCTGAGCGAGCCCGAAGCCGGGTCGGATGTAGGCGCTATGCAAACAATAGCTGCTAGCGCTTATCCATCAAGCGCTAGCGGCCAAAAAGACCATAAATCGACCTTTTCACTCACCGGCACCAAGACCTGGATCAGCAACGGCGGGATTGCCGATTTCTACTGCGTGTTCGCCAAGACCGAACCTGCGGGCGGCACCCGGGGCATCAGCGCCTTCATCGTCGATGCGAACACGCCAGGGCTGGATGCATCACGCCACATCCACGTGATGGCGCCGCACCCGCTGGCCACGCTGCAGTTCACCGACTGCACCGTGCCCGGCACCGCCCTGTTGGGCGAGGAGAACGGTGGCTTCAAGCTGGCCATGCGCACGCTCGACATCTTCCGCGCATCGGTCGCCGCCGCTGCCCTGGGCATGGCGCGCCGCGCGCTGGCCGAGGCCGTGCACCACGCGCGCCAGCGCCGCATGTTCGGCCAGACGCTGGCGGACTTCCAGCTCACGCAGGCCAAGATCGGCGAGATGGCCGCGCTGGTGGACAGCGCTGCGCTGCTCACCTACCGCGCGGCCTGGCTGCGCGACACAGGCCAAGCCCGGGTCACGGCAGAAGCCGCCATGGCCAAGATGACCGCCACCGAAAACGCCCAGCGCGTGATCGACATGGCGCTGCAACTGCATGGCGGGCGCGGCGTAGAGGTGGGCAGCAAGGTCGAGTCGCTGTACCGCGACATCCGCTCGCTGCGCATTTACGAAGGCGCCACCGAAGTGCAGCAACTCATCATCGGCAAGGCCGTTCTGCAGGAGTGA
- a CDS encoding tripartite tricarboxylate transporter substrate binding protein: MAHASIAHPSRRLTLAIAASACVLACSLSLLTSPAQAQSAWPSKPVRIVVPFAPGGTTDILARAMAPELSKAFGQQFIVDNRAGAGGNVGAEIVAKAPGDGYTLLMGTVGTHGINRALYAKLPYDPIKDFAPITMVAAVPNVMVMNADKAKAQGIHNVQDFIRVAKANPGKMNMASSGNGTSIHLAGELFKSMTGTFMLHLPYRGSGPALMDMVAGNADVMFDNLPSSMAQIKAGKLTALAVTSSERSSAMPEVPTVEQAGGPTLKGYEASSWFGLLAPAGTPPDIVSRIQQEVAKSLATPAMKERLVAQGAIPGGNTPAEFAKHIDKEHKKWAQVVKASGAKVD; the protein is encoded by the coding sequence ATGGCACACGCCTCCATCGCCCACCCTTCCCGCCGCCTGACCCTGGCCATCGCCGCCAGCGCTTGCGTGCTGGCCTGCTCCCTCTCTTTGCTCACGTCTCCCGCCCAGGCCCAGTCCGCCTGGCCCAGCAAACCTGTGCGTATCGTGGTGCCCTTCGCACCCGGAGGCACCACCGACATCCTGGCCCGCGCCATGGCGCCCGAGCTGTCCAAGGCATTCGGCCAGCAGTTCATTGTGGACAACCGTGCAGGCGCCGGAGGCAACGTGGGCGCCGAGATCGTGGCCAAGGCGCCCGGCGACGGCTACACGCTGCTCATGGGCACCGTGGGCACACACGGCATCAACCGCGCGCTGTATGCCAAGCTGCCCTACGACCCCATCAAGGACTTTGCGCCCATCACGATGGTGGCAGCGGTGCCCAATGTGATGGTGATGAACGCCGACAAGGCCAAGGCCCAGGGCATCCACAACGTGCAGGACTTCATCCGCGTGGCCAAGGCCAACCCCGGCAAGATGAACATGGCATCGAGCGGCAACGGCACGTCGATCCACCTCGCGGGCGAGTTGTTCAAGAGCATGACCGGCACCTTCATGCTGCACCTGCCCTACCGGGGCTCCGGGCCTGCGCTCATGGACATGGTGGCGGGCAACGCCGATGTGATGTTCGACAACCTGCCCTCATCGATGGCCCAGATCAAGGCCGGCAAACTCACCGCGCTGGCCGTGACCAGCTCTGAGCGCTCCAGCGCCATGCCCGAAGTCCCTACCGTAGAGCAGGCCGGTGGCCCCACCCTCAAGGGCTATGAGGCCAGCTCATGGTTCGGCCTGCTGGCACCGGCGGGCACACCGCCCGACATCGTCAGCCGCATTCAACAGGAGGTCGCAAAGTCGCTGGCCACGCCTGCGATGAAGGAGCGTTTGGTGGCCCAGGGCGCCATTCCTGGCGGCAACACACCGGCTGAATTTGCCAAGCACATCGACAAGGAACACAAGAAGTGGGCGCAGGTGGTCAAGGCGTCGGGGGCGAAGGTGGACTGA
- a CDS encoding bifunctional salicylyl-CoA 5-hydroxylase/oxidoreductase: MNILCIGGGPAGLYFALLMKQQNPAHHVTVVERNRPFDTFGWGVVLSDQTLANLQAADAPTAALIGDAFNHWDDIEVFFKGRSVRSTGHGFCGIGRKRLLNILQDRCLAVGVDLVFETDVADDQVLAAQYQADLVIACDGLNSRIRTRYATTYQPDIDLRECRFVWLGTHKKLDAFTFAFEQTEHGWFQAHAYQFDADTSTFIIETPEAVWKAHGLDQMEQPEAIAFCEKLFAKYLDGNALISNATHLRGSANWIRFPRVICNTWVHRETIGGKRVPIVLMGDAAHTAHFSIGSGTKLALEDAIDLANEFATGLPIDEVLQHYEARRSVEVLKIQNAARNSTEWFENVERYAGMPIEQLAYSLLTRSQRISHENLRLRDAAWLEGYEAWLAGGKAAIPPMLTPFTLKGITLKNRIVVSPMATYSAVDGVPQDFHLVHLGARALGGAALVMVEMTSPTPEGRITPACTGLWNDAQQAAFTRIVQFVHASSTAKIGLQLGHSGPKGSTRVGWEGTDEPLETGNWPLLAASPLAYGAQNQAPAAMTRADMDAMTAAFVASAQRAVACGFDWLELHCAHGYLLASFISPITNQRTDDYGGSLAKRCRYPLEVFTAVRAVWPQGKPLSVRISAHDWVPGGTTPDDAVAIARLFKAAGADLIDVSSGQTTRAAKPVYGRMYQTPFADRIRNEVGIATMAVGAITEADQANSIIAAGRADLCAIARPHLADPAWTQHAAAQLSPIAAAHIDWPVQYHSGRDQMLREISKQKQVAALVNIAQAASKTEAIE, translated from the coding sequence ATGAACATCCTTTGCATCGGTGGCGGCCCCGCAGGCCTGTACTTCGCCCTGCTCATGAAGCAGCAGAACCCTGCCCACCACGTGACGGTGGTCGAGCGCAACCGGCCGTTTGACACCTTCGGCTGGGGCGTGGTGCTGTCGGACCAGACGCTGGCCAACCTGCAGGCGGCTGATGCGCCCACGGCCGCACTCATCGGCGATGCGTTCAACCACTGGGACGACATCGAGGTGTTTTTCAAAGGCCGCAGCGTGCGCTCCACCGGCCACGGCTTTTGCGGTATCGGGCGCAAGCGGCTGCTCAACATCCTGCAGGACCGGTGCCTGGCAGTGGGCGTGGACTTGGTGTTTGAGACCGATGTGGCAGACGACCAGGTGTTGGCCGCGCAGTACCAGGCCGACCTGGTGATTGCCTGCGACGGCCTCAACAGCCGCATCCGCACGCGTTACGCCACCACCTACCAGCCCGACATCGACCTGCGTGAATGCCGCTTTGTGTGGCTGGGAACGCACAAAAAGCTCGACGCATTTACGTTTGCTTTCGAGCAGACGGAACATGGCTGGTTCCAGGCGCACGCCTACCAGTTCGACGCAGATACCTCCACCTTCATCATCGAAACGCCCGAGGCGGTATGGAAGGCGCACGGCCTCGACCAGATGGAGCAACCCGAGGCCATTGCGTTCTGCGAGAAGCTGTTTGCAAAGTACCTGGATGGCAACGCACTCATCAGCAACGCCACGCACCTGCGCGGTTCGGCCAACTGGATCCGATTTCCGCGCGTGATCTGCAACACCTGGGTGCACCGCGAGACCATTGGCGGCAAGCGCGTGCCCATTGTGCTGATGGGCGATGCGGCGCACACCGCGCACTTCTCGATTGGCAGCGGCACCAAGCTCGCGCTCGAAGATGCGATTGATCTGGCCAACGAATTCGCCACCGGCCTGCCCATCGACGAGGTGCTGCAGCACTACGAGGCGCGCCGCAGCGTCGAGGTGCTCAAGATCCAGAACGCCGCGCGCAACTCCACCGAGTGGTTCGAAAACGTGGAGCGCTACGCGGGCATGCCCATCGAGCAGTTGGCCTACTCGCTGCTCACGCGCAGCCAGCGCATCAGCCACGAGAACCTGCGCCTGCGCGATGCCGCGTGGCTGGAGGGCTACGAGGCATGGCTTGCAGGTGGCAAGGCGGCTATTCCGCCCATGCTCACGCCGTTCACCCTCAAGGGCATCACGCTCAAGAACCGCATCGTCGTGTCACCCATGGCCACTTACAGCGCGGTCGATGGCGTACCGCAGGACTTTCACCTGGTGCACCTGGGCGCCCGCGCGCTGGGCGGTGCCGCCCTGGTCATGGTGGAGATGACCAGCCCCACGCCCGAAGGCCGCATCACGCCCGCCTGCACGGGGCTGTGGAACGACGCACAGCAAGCCGCGTTCACGCGCATCGTGCAGTTTGTACACGCCAGCAGCACGGCCAAGATCGGCCTGCAGCTGGGCCACAGTGGCCCCAAGGGCTCCACCCGCGTGGGGTGGGAGGGCACGGACGAGCCGCTGGAAACGGGCAACTGGCCGCTGCTGGCCGCCAGCCCGCTGGCCTACGGTGCGCAGAACCAGGCGCCCGCCGCCATGACGCGCGCCGACATGGACGCGATGACCGCCGCGTTCGTCGCCAGCGCGCAGCGCGCCGTGGCCTGCGGCTTTGACTGGCTGGAGCTGCACTGCGCACACGGCTACCTGCTGGCCAGCTTCATCAGCCCCATCACCAACCAGCGCACGGATGACTACGGCGGCAGCCTGGCCAAGCGCTGCCGCTACCCGCTCGAAGTGTTCACCGCCGTGCGTGCCGTGTGGCCGCAGGGCAAGCCGCTGAGCGTGCGCATCTCGGCGCACGACTGGGTGCCCGGCGGCACCACGCCGGACGATGCCGTGGCCATAGCCCGCCTGTTCAAGGCGGCTGGTGCCGATCTGATCGACGTGTCCTCCGGCCAGACCACGCGCGCTGCCAAGCCCGTGTACGGCCGCATGTACCAGACGCCGTTTGCCGACCGCATCCGCAACGAGGTGGGAATTGCCACCATGGCCGTGGGCGCCATCACCGAGGCAGACCAGGCCAACAGCATCATTGCGGCCGGCCGCGCCGACCTGTGCGCCATTGCCCGCCCGCACCTGGCCGACCCGGCCTGGACGCAGCACGCCGCCGCACAGCTGAGCCCCATCGCCGCGGCCCACATCGACTGGCCGGTGCAGTACCACAGCGGCCGCGACCAGATGCTGCGCGAGATTTCCAAGCAAAAACAGGTCGCAGCGCTTGTCAATATTGCACAAGCAGCTAGCAAAACAGAAGCGATCGAGTAG
- a CDS encoding DUF1840 domain-containing protein, whose product MLYKFKSKAAADLIMLEPQGRQILEIIGKGPGASGILTAAQIPDAIAALEAAVSASEAQPPVQEGQGRGDDDEPGGSAEAVRLRQRAAPFIEMLRKSAAETADVVWGV is encoded by the coding sequence ATGCTCTACAAATTCAAGTCCAAAGCCGCCGCCGACCTGATCATGCTCGAACCCCAGGGCCGCCAGATCCTGGAGATCATCGGCAAGGGCCCTGGCGCCAGCGGCATCCTGACGGCCGCGCAGATCCCCGATGCCATCGCTGCGCTGGAGGCGGCTGTGTCGGCCAGCGAGGCCCAACCGCCGGTGCAGGAGGGGCAGGGCAGGGGCGATGACGACGAACCGGGCGGCAGTGCCGAGGCTGTGCGCCTGCGCCAGCGCGCGGCACCGTTCATCGAGATGCTGCGCAAGAGCGCGGCCGAGACGGCGGATGTGGTGTGGGGGGTTTAG
- a CDS encoding phenylacetate--CoA ligase family protein yields MSTFYDALETRSPAEREAALMAALPQQIAHAQKASPAFASILAGVDASNITSRTALAQLPVTRKYELLERQQAGRATNVFGGFSALDFGAGMTRVFASPGTIYEPEGTRPDYWRMARAIHAAGFRSGELIHNSFSYHFVPAGSMMETGAHALGCTVFPGGTGQTEQQVQAMAELRPAGYIGTPSFLKIIVEKAAEMGIPLPSVKKALVSGEAFPPSLRDWFAERGIAGYQCYATADLGLIAYETSAREGLVLGEGVIVEIVRPGTGDPVPEGEVGELVVTTLNPDYPLIRFGTGDLSAVLPGHCPTGRTATRIKGWMGRADQTTKVRGMFVHPGQVATIARRFPQVLRARLVVSGEMANDQMVLQVETTETAEGLAHQLGDAIREVTKLRGDVQMVPPGTLPNDGKVIEDARSYK; encoded by the coding sequence ATGAGCACGTTCTATGACGCCCTGGAAACACGCAGCCCCGCAGAGCGCGAAGCGGCGCTGATGGCTGCGCTGCCGCAGCAGATCGCCCATGCCCAGAAGGCATCGCCCGCATTTGCCAGCATCCTGGCTGGCGTGGATGCGTCCAACATCACCAGCCGCACCGCGCTGGCGCAGCTGCCCGTCACCCGCAAGTACGAACTGCTGGAGCGCCAGCAAGCGGGCCGCGCCACCAACGTGTTTGGCGGGTTCAGTGCGCTGGACTTTGGCGCGGGCATGACGCGCGTGTTCGCCAGCCCCGGCACCATCTACGAGCCCGAGGGCACACGGCCGGATTACTGGCGCATGGCGCGGGCGATCCACGCCGCAGGTTTTCGTAGCGGCGAGCTGATCCACAACAGCTTCAGCTACCACTTTGTGCCTGCGGGTTCGATGATGGAGACCGGTGCCCACGCGCTGGGTTGCACCGTTTTTCCGGGCGGCACAGGTCAGACCGAGCAACAGGTGCAGGCCATGGCCGAGCTGCGGCCTGCAGGCTATATAGGCACGCCCAGCTTCCTCAAGATCATTGTCGAAAAGGCCGCCGAGATGGGCATTCCCCTGCCCAGCGTGAAGAAAGCCCTGGTCTCGGGCGAGGCGTTCCCGCCCTCGCTGCGCGACTGGTTTGCCGAACGCGGCATTGCGGGCTATCAGTGTTATGCCACGGCCGACCTGGGGCTGATTGCCTATGAAACCTCGGCCCGCGAAGGCCTGGTGCTCGGTGAGGGTGTGATCGTCGAGATCGTGCGCCCCGGCACGGGCGATCCCGTACCGGAGGGCGAGGTCGGCGAGCTGGTTGTCACCACACTCAACCCCGACTACCCGCTCATCCGCTTTGGCACGGGCGACCTGTCGGCGGTGTTGCCCGGCCACTGCCCCACAGGCCGCACCGCCACCCGCATCAAGGGCTGGATGGGCCGCGCCGACCAAACGACCAAAGTGCGCGGCATGTTTGTGCACCCCGGTCAGGTCGCCACCATTGCTCGGCGTTTCCCGCAGGTACTGCGCGCGCGCCTTGTGGTCAGCGGCGAAATGGCCAATGACCAGATGGTGCTGCAGGTCGAAACCACCGAAACCGCCGAGGGCCTGGCCCACCAGCTGGGCGACGCCATCCGCGAGGTGACCAAGCTGCGCGGTGATGTGCAGATGGTGCCCCCAGGCACGCTGCCCAACGACGGCAAAGTGATCGAAGACGCGCGCAGCTACAAATAG
- a CDS encoding enoyl-CoA hydratase family protein, giving the protein MKHFIGASNPMREQFNPQASYVAENFAWSFDGGVGTVTLNRPDRKNPLTFQSYSELRDFFYALRFATDVKAIVVTGAGGNFCSGGDVHEIIGPLTTMTMPELLEFTRMTGDLVKSIRACPQPVLGAIDGICAGAGAMMALACDMRYGTEATKTAFLFTRVGLAGADMGACALLPRMIGQGRASELLFTGRAMTAHEGLAWGFFNDLYASADLLANVQATARTLADGPTFAHGMTKTMLSQEWSMTIEQAIEAEAQAQAICMQTEDFRRAYKAFAAKQKPVFQGD; this is encoded by the coding sequence ATGAAACACTTCATCGGGGCGAGCAACCCCATGCGCGAACAGTTCAACCCCCAGGCCAGCTATGTGGCTGAGAATTTTGCGTGGAGCTTTGACGGCGGCGTGGGCACCGTCACGCTCAACCGGCCCGACCGCAAGAACCCGCTCACCTTCCAGAGTTATTCGGAGCTGCGCGATTTTTTCTATGCGCTGCGGTTTGCCACTGATGTGAAGGCCATCGTCGTCACCGGCGCGGGTGGCAACTTCTGCTCGGGCGGCGACGTGCACGAGATCATCGGGCCGCTGACCACCATGACCATGCCCGAGCTGCTGGAGTTCACGCGCATGACGGGCGACCTGGTCAAGTCCATCCGCGCCTGCCCGCAGCCCGTGCTGGGCGCCATCGACGGCATCTGCGCTGGCGCGGGCGCCATGATGGCGCTGGCCTGCGACATGCGCTACGGCACCGAGGCCACCAAGACCGCCTTTCTGTTCACCCGCGTGGGCCTGGCCGGTGCCGACATGGGCGCCTGCGCATTGCTGCCCCGCATGATCGGCCAGGGCCGCGCCAGCGAGCTGCTGTTCACCGGCCGCGCGATGACGGCGCACGAAGGCCTGGCGTGGGGCTTTTTCAACGACCTGTACGCCAGCGCCGACCTGCTGGCCAACGTGCAGGCCACGGCTCGCACGCTGGCCGACGGGCCCACGTTTGCCCACGGCATGACCAAGACCATGCTGAGCCAGGAGTGGAGCATGACCATCGAGCAGGCCATCGAGGCCGAGGCGCAGGCGCAGGCCATCTGCATGCAGACGGAAGACTTCCGGCGTGCGTACAAGGCGTTCGCCGCCAAGCAAAAGCCCGTGTTTCAGGGAGATTGA
- a CDS encoding MarR family winged helix-turn-helix transcriptional regulator, protein MDLEARMHDAAPSEHPEALRLWLRMLTCTQLIEKQVRSQLRAQFDTTLPRFDLMAQLERADGGMKMKDLSRRMMVTSGNITGITDQLVAEGLVERMDVEGDRRAYLVRLTPQGREQFNTMARQHEQWIVEAFATLGERDIATLYRLLGKVKEHTQNNSLETTE, encoded by the coding sequence ATGGACCTCGAAGCCCGCATGCACGATGCCGCGCCCAGCGAGCACCCCGAAGCCCTGCGCCTGTGGCTGCGCATGCTCACCTGCACACAGCTCATCGAAAAGCAGGTGCGCAGCCAGCTGCGCGCACAGTTCGACACCACCTTGCCACGCTTCGACCTGATGGCGCAGCTGGAGCGCGCGGACGGTGGCATGAAGATGAAAGACCTCTCGCGCCGCATGATGGTGACGAGCGGCAACATCACCGGCATCACCGACCAGCTCGTGGCCGAAGGGCTGGTGGAGCGCATGGACGTCGAAGGCGACCGCCGCGCCTACCTGGTGCGCCTCACGCCGCAAGGCCGTGAGCAGTTCAACACCATGGCGCGCCAGCACGAGCAGTGGATCGTCGAGGCCTTTGCCACGCTGGGCGAGCGCGATATCGCCACCTTGTACCGCCTGCTGGGCAAGGTCAAAGAACACACCCAAAACAACTCTCTGGAGACAACCGAATGA
- a CDS encoding ABC transporter ATP-binding protein — translation MDSNSNIVLNVNGIEVIYNHVILVLKGVSLQVREGSIVAILGGNGAGKTTTLRAISNLLKGERGEVTKGSIELRGERIENLSPADLVQRGVVQVMEGRHCFAHLTIEENLMTGSYTRTSKAEIAANLEKVYNYFPRLKTRRTSQAAYTSGGEQQMCAIGRALMANPSMVLLDEPSMGLAPQIVEEVFNIVKDLNTKEKVTFLLAEQNTNMALKYSDYGYIMESGRVVMDGMASDLANNEDVKEFYLGVGGGERKSFKDVKSYKRRKRWLA, via the coding sequence ATGGACTCCAACAGCAACATCGTTCTCAACGTCAACGGCATCGAAGTCATCTACAACCACGTGATCCTGGTGCTCAAGGGCGTCTCGCTGCAGGTGCGCGAGGGCTCCATCGTGGCCATCCTTGGCGGCAATGGTGCCGGGAAAACGACCACGTTGCGGGCCATCTCCAACCTGCTCAAGGGCGAGCGCGGCGAGGTCACCAAGGGCTCCATCGAGCTGCGCGGCGAGCGCATCGAAAACCTGTCGCCCGCCGACCTGGTGCAGCGCGGCGTGGTGCAGGTGATGGAGGGCCGGCACTGTTTTGCCCACCTGACCATCGAGGAGAACCTGATGACGGGCTCGTACACCCGCACCAGCAAGGCCGAAATCGCGGCCAACCTCGAGAAGGTCTACAACTACTTTCCGCGCCTCAAGACGCGCCGCACCTCGCAGGCCGCCTACACGTCGGGCGGTGAGCAGCAGATGTGCGCCATCGGCCGCGCGCTCATGGCCAACCCCAGCATGGTGCTGCTCGACGAGCCCTCGATGGGCCTGGCGCCGCAGATCGTGGAGGAGGTGTTCAACATCGTGAAGGACCTGAACACCAAGGAGAAGGTGACCTTCCTGTTGGCCGAGCAGAACACCAACATGGCGCTCAAATATTCCGACTACGGCTACATCATGGAAAGCGGCCGCGTGGTGATGGACGGCATGGCCAGCGACCTGGCCAACAACGAAGACGTCAAGGAGTTCTACCTGGGCGTGGGCGGCGGCGAGCGCAAGAGTTTCAAGGACGTCAAAAGCTACAAGCGGCGCAAGCGCTGGCTGGCTTGA